The segment CCACGGTCGGCGCCGGGCCGACGGCGAAGACGATCGGCATCATCCGGCTGCACTACTCCTACGAGCCCCTCATCCGGCTGGCCGTCCGGGGACTCGAACTGTTCAGCCGCTTCGAGGCGCTGACCGGTTTCCCCGCCGACTTCACCCGGACGGGCTTCCTTCTTCTGGCCACACCCGCCCAGCTCCCCGCCGTCGAGGAGAACGTCGCCCTCCAGCGGCGCCTGGGCGTGCAGACCTCGATCCTCTCGCCCGCGGAGGTGGCCCGGCTCGATCCCCGGATGAACCTCGAGGACGTGGAAGGCGCGGCCTACGAGCCCGAGGCGGGCTATGCCGACGGCTATGCCGCAGCCGCCGGGTTCGCCGCCGCCGCCCGCCGGCTCGGCGTCGAGATCTGGGAAGGGACCAGGGCGGAGCGCCTGGTGATCGACCGCGGCGCGGTCCGGGGGGTGGAAACGACCCGGGGGATGATCGAGGCCGGAACGGTCCTCGTCGCCGCGGGTGCGCATACCGCCGCCCTCCTGGCCGCCGCCGGTGTGGCCGTGCCCATCCAGGCCTCGCGCCAGCAGGTGGTGCACCTCGATCCCCCGCCGGTGTTCGGCGGGCTCGGGGTGGTGATCGAGGACATGACGCAGGGGTTCTACGCCCGGCCGGAGGCCCGGCACAGCGTCCTGGCCGGGGTCCTGGAAGGGGACGCGGAGGAGATCGTGCCGGCCGACGGCTTCAACCAGGGGGTGGATTTCGACTTCGTCCGGCGTGTCGCCGCGCTGTGGGCGCACCGCTTCCCCCGGGCCGCGGAGGCAGGCGTGCGCGGCGGGTACGCCAGCATCTACGACATCACGCCCGACTGGCAGCCGGTGCTCGGCGCCGTGGAGGAGGTGGGGGGACTCTATCTCGCCGCCGGCTTCAGCGGCCACGGGTTCAAGCTCAGTCCGGCGCTGGGCGAAGCGCTGGCCGACCTGCTCACCGGCCGTCGGCCCGAGATCGAGATCTCCATGTTCGGCCTCCGGCGCTTCGCCGAGGGTCGCCTGCTTCGAGGAAGGCATGCGCAGGGGATCCTTGGATAGCCCCGACCTTTCGGGCAGGATAGCGCTCCCGGGCGTGGGAATCTAAGGGTGCCATGAGATTCACCTTTGTCGGCGACCGCCCGGATCCCGTTCAGGAACGGCTGGCCCGGGGGCTGCGCGAGGTGTTCACGCGCAAAGGCCACACCTACGTGGACGATCCCGAGGATCCGGATCTGCGTCTGGTGTTCAACTTTATCGACCCGGTCAGGCCCCGGACCTACCGGCGCCGGGCCAAGGCGGTCTTCGTCGTCTCCATCGCCCTCGTCGACCAGCGGCCCGATAACGTCCTGCGGCAGGCCTACCCGCTCCTCGTCCGCTCGCTGGCCAACCTGTGCATCTATCTCGTGCGGGAGGGCGAGGAGGTCCAGACCTACTTCGTGACGCTGGAGCAGGGGTACTACCCCATCCCCGTCCGGGACGGCGACGCCTACTTCGAGTACCTCTACGACCGTCTGGATCCGCTGGCCGAATCCCAGCTGGTCATCGACAACGAGTTCCATCCCGATCTGGAGGAGGAGCTGTGGGAGGGGGACGACCTCACCCGCCAGCTCAGCGCCGCCGGGAAGCGCCTGGACGCGTTGAAGCTCCTGCCCGCGCCCTTTCCCATCCATGAGATCGTGGACGCCCGGGACCTGCGGCACATCGAGCGGCTGTACGGGATCGGCGGCCTGAGCTACGGCAACCTGAGCGTGCGCAAGGACCGCACGCGCTTCTGGATGAGCGCCAGCGGCGTGGACA is part of the Armatimonadota bacterium genome and harbors:
- a CDS encoding FAD-binding oxidoreductase is translated as MPTADIVIVGGGVIGTSTAFQLGRRRAGRVVLLERATVGAGPTAKTIGIIRLHYSYEPLIRLAVRGLELFSRFEALTGFPADFTRTGFLLLATPAQLPAVEENVALQRRLGVQTSILSPAEVARLDPRMNLEDVEGAAYEPEAGYADGYAAAAGFAAAARRLGVEIWEGTRAERLVIDRGAVRGVETTRGMIEAGTVLVAAGAHTAALLAAAGVAVPIQASRQQVVHLDPPPVFGGLGVVIEDMTQGFYARPEARHSVLAGVLEGDAEEIVPADGFNQGVDFDFVRRVAALWAHRFPRAAEAGVRGGYASIYDITPDWQPVLGAVEEVGGLYLAAGFSGHGFKLSPALGEALADLLTGRRPEIEISMFGLRRFAEGRLLRGRHAQGILG
- a CDS encoding class II aldolase/adducin family protein, giving the protein MRFTFVGDRPDPVQERLARGLREVFTRKGHTYVDDPEDPDLRLVFNFIDPVRPRTYRRRAKAVFVVSIALVDQRPDNVLRQAYPLLVRSLANLCIYLVREGEEVQTYFVTLEQGYYPIPVRDGDAYFEYLYDRLDPLAESQLVIDNEFHPDLEEELWEGDDLTRQLSAAGKRLDALKLLPAPFPIHEIVDARDLRHIERLYGIGGLSYGNLSVRKDRTRFWMSASGVDKANMQVIGRDMLLVKGFDPQRNVMLLSVPPHITPRRVSVDAIEHWMIYTEHPQVGAIVHVHAWMADIQSTTINYPCGTIQLAQAVAEVVRRAPDPGRAVVGLKNHGLTITGPTLDDIFNRLEKGFIRQVPMS